The following coding sequences lie in one Kryptolebias marmoratus isolate JLee-2015 linkage group LG5, ASM164957v2, whole genome shotgun sequence genomic window:
- the LOC108242692 gene encoding voltage-dependent calcium channel gamma-6 subunit, translating to MWSTFVLTDEDGRAVVPGTAAGVGGAGGVAPGGPAQGAGGLVSLMSGRSTFGGNKRRRTTSTGHAMTEAQEGKIKLAFFVAIVGVVLTVLGVGTEFWAELSPPKHFYNNQTCLTAHYGLWKGCTKTLWVADIDPERESCGPAELPGESNCTYFKFFTTGENAVMFQKTTEKNLNVAAAMLALFSLFLMVMGAICITMSLSKEILFFLKPASICFILSGVLVLLSILVFHQSVLALLASNHSVPLHHELSWSVSCLGCAGAVLIVGGILFLLLALPCSPWQKCLPKDGSS from the exons ATGTGGTCGACCTTTGTTCTGACGGACGAGGATGGCCGCGCAGTGGTCCCAGGAACAGCAGCAGGGGTTGGGGGTGCTGGGGGCGTTGCACCAGGTGGACCAGCACAGGGTGCAGGGGGCCTGGTGAGCTTGATGAGCGGACGGAGTACGTTTGGTGGGAACAAGCGTCGCAggacaacatcaacaggacatGCCATGACTGAAGCCCAAGAGGGAAAG ATCAAGCTTGCATTCTTTGTGGCCATTGTGGGCGTAGTTCTGACGGTCCTCGGTGTTGGGACCGAGTTCTGGGCCGAGCTGTCACCTCCAAAGCACTTCTATAACAACCAG ACTTGTCTAACAGCTCACTACGGCCTGTGGAAGGGCTGCACCAAGACCCTGTGGGTGGCTGATATCGACCCAGAACGTGAGAGCTGTGGACCTGCTGAACTTCCTGGAG aatCAAACTGCACCTACTTCAAGTTTTTCACCACAGGGGAAAATGCTGTCATGTTTCAGAAGACAACAGAGAAGA ATCTGAATGTGGCAGCAGCAATGTTGGCCTTGTTCAGCCTCTTCCTGATGGTGATGGGAGCCATCTGCATCACCATGTCTCTCAGTAAAGAAATCCTGTTCTTCCTAAAGCCAGCATCCATCTGCTTTATCCTGTCAG GTGTTCTGGTGCTGCTGTCTATCCTGGTTTTCCACCAGTCTGTCCTGGCATTATTGGCCAGCAACCACTCGGTTCCTCTCCACCATGAGCTCTCCTGGTCGGTGTCATGTCTCGGCTGTGCGGGGGCCGTCCTCATCGTGGGAGGTATTCTTTTCCTGCTGCTGGCGCTCCCCTGCAGTCCCTGGCAGAAGTGTCTCCctaaagatggcagcagttaG